One stretch of Niallia sp. XMNu-256 DNA includes these proteins:
- a CDS encoding 3-hydroxybutyrate dehydrogenase, giving the protein MTKTLEGKVAFITGSASGIGLEIARKFAEEGAKVVISDINVEKCEEKTAELNAAGLTAFSAPCDVTNEEAYKSAIEAAKNHFGTIDILINNAGFQYVAPIEEFPTAVYEKLISVMLTGSFIGIKNVFPIMKAQKSGRIINMASINGLIGFAGKAGYNSAKHGVIGLTKVAALECARDGITVNALCPGYVDTPLVRGQIADLAKTRNVSLDSALEDVILAMVPQKRLLSVSEIADYAIFLASEKGAAVTGQAVVLDGGYTAQ; this is encoded by the coding sequence TTGACAAAAACATTAGAAGGAAAGGTTGCCTTTATTACAGGTTCAGCTAGCGGAATTGGCTTAGAAATTGCGAGGAAGTTTGCTGAAGAGGGGGCAAAAGTAGTCATTTCAGATATAAACGTTGAAAAATGTGAGGAAAAAACGGCAGAATTAAATGCAGCAGGGCTTACCGCTTTTTCAGCTCCATGTGATGTAACAAATGAAGAGGCTTACAAAAGTGCAATTGAAGCAGCTAAAAATCATTTTGGGACGATCGATATTTTAATCAATAATGCCGGTTTCCAATATGTCGCTCCAATCGAGGAGTTTCCAACAGCTGTATATGAAAAGCTAATAAGTGTCATGTTAACAGGTTCGTTCATCGGCATTAAAAACGTATTTCCAATTATGAAAGCGCAAAAGTCGGGGAGAATCATTAATATGGCTTCAATCAATGGACTGATTGGTTTTGCTGGTAAGGCCGGCTATAACAGTGCCAAGCATGGTGTAATCGGCTTAACAAAGGTGGCCGCATTGGAATGTGCAAGAGATGGTATTACTGTAAATGCCTTGTGCCCTGGATATGTCGATACCCCACTTGTACGCGGGCAAATTGCTGACTTAGCCAAAACAAGAAACGTTAGTCTTGACAGTGCGCTTGAAGATGTTATTCTCGCAATGGTTCCACAAAAACGATTATTATCGGTATCGGAAATTGCTGATTATGCGATCTTCCTTGCAAGTGAAAAAGGTGCAGCAGTTACAGGTCAAGCAGTTGTGCTAGATGGTGGGTATACAGCTCAATAA